The genomic window AAGCCAATCTTTCAGCCAGCCTGCCTGATATTTCGCCACTTTTGATGTGGGCTCTTATAACTGAATTGAAAATATATGCAAAATGGACACATGCAAATGAGAGGGATTCCCCTTGATCCACCGAGACTTGGAGATGGCTGATGATTTTCCGCTTACGAGGAGCCTTATTTTGTTTCATCAGTATTTCGAGCGAATCAGCCAGCGAAATATTGGCCGAGACTAAAAAACTAAGCGAACGAAAAAAAATTTCTTGCTGCCGAGCAGAAAAAGCTTGTAAATCCAAAAAGCGGTCTAAAGACTGATTGATTTTTTCCAGTATGTTTTTCATTTTTTTAGTCTCTATTGGTCAGACTTTATTCGGACAACACCCTCAAGATCTCATTGAGGGTAGTCAGGCCTCGGGCTGATTTTTGTAAGCCGTCCTGATGCAAGGTGACCATGCCTCCTGTCACCGCCATAGCCTTGATAGCCTCCCCTGACTTTTTTTCCAAGATAGCTGTGCGGATAGTTTCATCTATATTTAAAACTTCGTTGACCCCCATCCGTCCACCAACCTTGCGTCGGACCAGTCTTTGCCCAATGACAAGCTTCAATGTGGCTGCTACCAGGTACGGATCAATACCCATATCAAAAAGTCTCGGCACTACAGCAGAAGCCTCTGAAGCATGCAAAGTACAAATAATGAGATGGCCTGTCAGAGCCGCCTGGATAGCGATGCGCGCCGTCTCGGTATCACGGATTTCACCAATCATTATGATGTCGGGATCTTGGCGCAAAACGGAGCGCAGAGCTGATGCAAAAGTCAGCCCGCGCTCGTGCTGGATTTGGATTTGCGCGATACCCTCGAGAGCATATTCAACAGGATCTTCAATTGTGATAATAGAGACATCTGGCTTATCTAGCAGACGGATAAGAGTATAAAGGGTGGTGGTCTTGCCAGAGCCGGTCGGCCCTGCGATCACGATCATACCCTGCTGCCGTCGAAGGGCTTTTAATATCAAACTTTCATCGTACGGAGAAAAATCTAAGTCCACTAGCGATTGTGGAGCAAAATGGGAAATGAGCAGACGAAGCACCGCGCTTTCGCCATGGTAGGTCGGGACAATAGAAAGCCTCATGTCTACCCTAGGCCCATCGCATGGATAATAGAAAAATCTTCCATCATGCGGCAGACTGTGCACATCACTCCTCAATTTTGCTAAAACTTTTAGCCGAGCGACTAAGGAAGAGTGCAGAGAAGCCGGTAGGCTCACCCAATCCTCGAGCAAGCCGTCGATCCTGAGGCGGATCCGTACGGACTCACCCATTGGCACAAAGTGAATATCCGAAGCACCCTTTTTTAGAGCCTCCTCAAAAGCCACATCCAAGATTTCTGTAACCGATCTTTTTGAAAATGTTTCATCAGGCATGCCATCATCATACCTATCTGTGATGAAAGATAATTAAAGAGAAGATAAATTTCCTATTTTTTGCCTTACAATCCGACGGGCTATAGCGCTGACACCCAGCCGCTCTCCTACATCTTGAGACAGCTGCCTCATATATGCCCCACTCGCACATTCAACCAGAATGACTACTTGAAAAAGATCCTGAGATGTTTGGAAAAAATCCCGCCACCCAGCAATCACTTTTTCCTGACGAAAATCCCCTACCACCTCCTGCATGAGATCAAAATCCTCCTCCACCTTTTTTTTGAAATCTTCAAAGAGAAGGCCCCCGCATGCTACCAGCTCGATAGAATGAATAGTGACTCTTTTTTTCACTTTTGGGAAAATACCCTCATGAGCCCACTGGAAGAGGGGTTTGCCCTCAAAAGGTCTGGAGGAAAAAGCGGGATAGACCTGCTCGTAAGTGCCTACAAAATTGGCTAACACTTTTTTCAAACTTTCTTTATCTAAATTTTGAAGTTTTTTGAGCTGGCCTTTTTCTATTTTTTTGACCAACCCCAATGTATCCGCCGTGTCCGTCTCGACTCCAAAAACAATCTCGACTTCATAGGTCTTGTCCAGACCGAGATATTCTTTCCTTTTTTTATTTTCCTCACCAATCAGGACCAACAAAGCACCTTCAGCCATCGGGTCAAGGCGCCCTGCATAACTCAAAGGGACAGTCTTGTAGAAATCACCCCTTTCAGCAACCAGCTCTGATCTAAGTCTATCTAAAGCTTGCAGGGGCGTTTCGCCCCTCTTCTTCCAAAGAGTGATTGTTTTAGGTGCCATAATTAGCTACAATGTACGGCATATGACTGAAAAATCCAAGCCATCCCCAAAGACCCAAAAAATGCTTTCAACCGAGCCTTACAAGGGCGTGCGCGACTTTTACCCTGAAGATCTTTTTATCCAAAACTACATTTTCAATATTTGGCGAAAGACAGCTGAAAGCTTTGGTTATGTAGAATATTCTGCCTCTATTCTCGAGTCTGCTGAGCTTTATAGGGCCAAGTCAGGCGAAGAAATTATCAACGAACAAACCTACACTTTTATTGACCGAGGTGATCGTGAGGTGACTCTTCGTCCGGAAATGACCCCAACAGTCGCCAGGATGGTAGCCGGAAAGCGGCGTGAATTGGCTTTTCCCTTGCGCTGGTATTCTATTCCCAATGTTTTTCGCTACGAACGTCCTCAGCGTGGACGCCTCCGTGAACACTGGCAGCTCAACGTGGACCTCTTTGGGGTTGAAAAAAATGCTGCTGAAATAGAGCTCATCACTCTCGCCCACCAAATCATGAAAAACTTTGGAGCACAGGAAAGTGATTTTGAAATCCGCATCAGTAGCCGCAAGCTGCTCAATGCTATTTTTAACGATTGGTATGAACTCACCGAAACTCAATCTCATGCCCTCCAAAAGCTGATCGACCGTAAAAATAAAATGGATGCCGATACTTTTTCAGAAGAAGCTGAGAAAATTGTAGGCAAAGCTTTCAGTTTTTTGGATTTTGGAGCAAAAGATGGCAATCACAGTGCCGAAGCCGAGCAAGCCATAGCCTTTCCAGACATCCGCGCAGCCAAAGAAGAACTCGATGAAGTCATGACCGCCCTCCAAAATAATGGGATTAAAAATGTCGTCCTCGATCAGGAGCTTATCCGTGGTTTTGACTATTATACTGGCATCGTCTTTGAGGTTTTCGACAAAAACCCAGAAAACAATCGTTCACTTTTTGGCGGGGGTCGTTATGATGAGTTGCTTTCACTTTTTGGTCATGAAAAAGTGGCCGCAGTTGGTTTTGGCATGGGAGATGTGACCATTGCCAACTTTCTCGAAACTCGCAACCTTTTGCCTATTTACAAGAGTCCGGTGAAAGTGGCTATTATCTCCACTGGCATTTCAGCAGAAAATCTTGACCAGGCTGACGCTTATATTCAAAAGGTGTCCACAGCCTTGCGCCACTCAAATATCTCCACCGTCTCATTTTTAAATGACAAAAAAAATATTGGCGACCAGATCAAGACTGCGGACAGACAACATATTCCTTATGTTATAATCATCGGCCCAGACGAGATAGCCGGTGAAATCTTAACCATCAAAAAACTTTCAACCGGTGAGGAAAAGAAGACGCCACTCTCTTCCCTTGCCGAAATCATTCTCTATCTTTTGCCTGAAAAATAAAATAAATCCGCACCCCCTAACATGAGAAAAATTATTTTTGATATCGAAACTCGCAATA from Candidatus Paceibacterota bacterium includes these protein-coding regions:
- a CDS encoding type II secretion system F family protein translates to MKNILEKINQSLDRFLDLQAFSARQQEIFFRSLSFLVSANISLADSLEILMKQNKAPRKRKIISHLQVSVDQGESLSFACVHFAYIFNSVIRAHIKSGEISGRLAERLASLADDQKRFREAKGKLVGMLVYPAIILLAGLILVSILLVFVFPKLISVFQGSSVPLPLITRLVIALSDGLGR
- a CDS encoding GspE/PulE family protein, with translation MPDETFSKRSVTEILDVAFEEALKKGASDIHFVPMGESVRIRLRIDGLLEDWVSLPASLHSSLVARLKVLAKLRSDVHSLPHDGRFFYYPCDGPRVDMRLSIVPTYHGESAVLRLLISHFAPQSLVDLDFSPYDESLILKALRRQQGMIVIAGPTGSGKTTTLYTLIRLLDKPDVSIITIEDPVEYALEGIAQIQIQHERGLTFASALRSVLRQDPDIIMIGEIRDTETARIAIQAALTGHLIICTLHASEASAVVPRLFDMGIDPYLVAATLKLVIGQRLVRRKVGGRMGVNEVLNIDETIRTAILEKKSGEAIKAMAVTGGMVTLHQDGLQKSARGLTTLNEILRVLSE
- the hisS gene encoding histidine--tRNA ligase; this encodes MTEKSKPSPKTQKMLSTEPYKGVRDFYPEDLFIQNYIFNIWRKTAESFGYVEYSASILESAELYRAKSGEEIINEQTYTFIDRGDREVTLRPEMTPTVARMVAGKRRELAFPLRWYSIPNVFRYERPQRGRLREHWQLNVDLFGVEKNAAEIELITLAHQIMKNFGAQESDFEIRISSRKLLNAIFNDWYELTETQSHALQKLIDRKNKMDADTFSEEAEKIVGKAFSFLDFGAKDGNHSAEAEQAIAFPDIRAAKEELDEVMTALQNNGIKNVVLDQELIRGFDYYTGIVFEVFDKNPENNRSLFGGGRYDELLSLFGHEKVAAVGFGMGDVTIANFLETRNLLPIYKSPVKVAIISTGISAENLDQADAYIQKVSTALRHSNISTVSFLNDKKNIGDQIKTADRQHIPYVIIIGPDEIAGEILTIKKLSTGEEKKTPLSSLAEIILYLLPEK